The following are from one region of the Rosettibacter firmus genome:
- the cas10 gene encoding type III-A CRISPR-associated protein Cas10/Csm1, with product MTPEEKTLLLGALFHDIGKFEKRGNINCKENHIILSSGFVNRTFNNEMLANIVSNHHEKDLRESILKGKIKGPERVIAEIICEADNLASGERQPDPTVKNQQPLESIFSKVDYGKSNQKLYLQDICELYYNEYKSPESKDAYKLDNLEEKYANWWKKFEKEINNVNKDEFETLYYVLKKYLWCVPSSSYKTRSDVSLFEHSKITAAIAISMFRFMIENFGQDITKFNDFGNRDEYRYQLVLADITGIQNYIYNVGHKGAAKALKGRSFYLNQMLENIAYYFLNKLDLPITNLIYSSGGKFYLFVSNTPKVNLILEELQMNVEQKFLEEYKGALGLIIGKILINGRDLEYNEVGKDHPISEKWDELNSIVEKEKKRKLSNNWSYSLFEPSGPDGELIKCAYTGIPLIEKEVVLEKKTLAEEVKLDEHSPVKFLKHTIDREVFYQVYDGDTLTDDFISKEQFYSQKIGNDLKKNFDSLIYQDVLEGYSVLGLNSFNISKERKYENKLNAKEPRQFLINSLKITELEGDANKGFKFYGGDWRFGDTYEEIVKNKIGIPRLGVLRLDVDNLGKIFKDGFGKHATFGRVVQLSLMLDFFFSHYLNKLKFYSWDPIEGLSNIFNKHNYKVRDLIEIIYSGGDDVFIVGHWSVLPDIAIWINDEFKKFTSYNDNFSISAGISLFDAKYPVYKAAIEAGELEEKAKRNERKNKESNTIKTKNGICFLDDKTPVSWNDFKQIRKWVVKFYKWIEKGLDNQNKENKKISKGLISRLYNIYYEFEEGKYSNWAKWRWRASYSLTRLANQYKDPYDNEIKEFAAELFTSSKTEQELIQLLYIIANWTDLLTRKENK from the coding sequence ATGACACCAGAAGAAAAAACCCTTCTACTTGGTGCACTATTTCATGATATTGGAAAGTTTGAAAAAAGAGGGAATATAAACTGCAAAGAAAATCATATAATCCTTTCATCAGGATTTGTGAATCGTACCTTTAATAATGAAATGCTTGCCAATATTGTAAGCAATCATCACGAAAAGGATTTAAGAGAATCGATTTTAAAAGGTAAAATTAAAGGTCCAGAAAGAGTTATTGCTGAAATTATTTGTGAAGCAGATAATCTAGCAAGTGGTGAAAGACAACCAGATCCAACTGTTAAAAATCAACAACCACTTGAATCAATCTTTTCTAAAGTAGATTATGGTAAATCAAATCAAAAACTATATCTGCAGGATATTTGTGAGTTGTATTACAATGAGTATAAGTCCCCAGAAAGTAAAGATGCATACAAATTAGATAATCTAGAAGAAAAATATGCTAATTGGTGGAAAAAATTTGAAAAAGAAATTAACAATGTAAATAAGGATGAATTTGAGACTCTCTATTATGTACTTAAAAAATATTTATGGTGTGTTCCATCCTCGTCATATAAAACCCGTTCGGATGTTTCTCTTTTCGAACATTCCAAAATAACAGCTGCAATTGCAATTTCAATGTTTAGATTTATGATTGAAAATTTTGGTCAAGATATTACCAAGTTCAATGATTTTGGAAATAGAGATGAATACCGCTATCAACTTGTTCTGGCTGATATAACAGGAATACAGAATTATATTTATAATGTTGGTCATAAAGGTGCAGCAAAAGCATTAAAAGGTAGGTCCTTTTATTTAAATCAAATGTTGGAAAATATTGCCTATTACTTCTTAAATAAACTCGATTTACCAATAACAAATCTTATTTATTCAAGTGGTGGTAAATTTTATCTTTTTGTGTCCAATACACCTAAAGTAAACTTAATACTCGAAGAACTTCAAATGAATGTTGAACAAAAGTTTCTTGAAGAATATAAGGGAGCGTTAGGTTTAATCATCGGAAAAATTTTAATCAATGGTAGGGATTTAGAGTATAATGAAGTGGGAAAGGACCATCCTATTTCCGAAAAGTGGGATGAATTAAATTCTATAGTAGAAAAAGAGAAGAAAAGAAAACTTTCTAATAATTGGAGTTATTCATTATTTGAACCTTCTGGCCCTGACGGCGAGCTAATAAAATGTGCATATACTGGAATTCCTTTGATTGAAAAAGAAGTTGTGTTAGAAAAGAAAACCTTGGCCGAAGAGGTAAAACTCGATGAACACTCACCAGTTAAGTTTTTAAAACATACTATTGATAGAGAAGTATTTTATCAGGTTTATGATGGTGATACTTTAACCGATGATTTTATTTCAAAAGAACAATTTTATTCCCAAAAAATTGGAAACGATCTTAAAAAAAATTTTGATTCTCTAATTTATCAAGATGTCTTAGAAGGCTATTCTGTTTTAGGGTTAAACTCTTTTAACATCAGCAAAGAACGGAAGTATGAAAATAAATTAAATGCTAAAGAACCTAGACAATTTTTAATAAATAGCCTAAAAATAACTGAGCTGGAAGGCGATGCAAATAAAGGCTTTAAATTTTATGGTGGTGATTGGAGGTTTGGAGATACTTACGAAGAAATAGTAAAAAATAAGATAGGCATTCCACGATTAGGTGTTCTTCGACTTGATGTCGATAATCTTGGAAAGATCTTTAAAGACGGATTTGGCAAACACGCAACTTTTGGACGCGTTGTTCAACTTTCTTTAATGCTTGATTTCTTCTTTAGTCATTATTTGAATAAACTAAAGTTTTATTCCTGGGATCCTATTGAAGGATTATCAAATATATTTAATAAACATAATTATAAAGTGAGAGATTTAATTGAAATTATTTACTCTGGTGGTGATGATGTTTTTATTGTTGGGCATTGGTCAGTTTTACCTGACATAGCAATTTGGATAAATGATGAGTTCAAAAAATTTACATCATATAATGATAACTTTTCTATTTCAGCTGGTATCTCACTTTTTGATGCTAAATATCCAGTCTACAAAGCAGCAATAGAAGCTGGCGAGCTTGAAGAAAAAGCCAAAAGAAATGAAAGAAAAAATAAGGAAAGCAACACTATAAAAACTAAAAATGGAATTTGTTTCCTTGATGACAAAACCCCAGTAAGCTGGAATGATTTTAAGCAAATTAGAAAATGGGTTGTGAAATTTTATAAATGGATTGAAAAAGGATTAGATAATCAGAATAAAGAAAATAAAAAAATCAGTAAGGGTTTAATTTCCCGTTTGTATAATATTTACTATGAATTTGAAGAAGGTAAATATAGTAATTGGGCAAAATGGCGCTGGCGTGCATCATATTCTTTAACAAGATTAGCAAATCAATACAAAGATCCTTATGATAATGAAATTAAAGAATTTGCTGCAGAACTTTTTACAAGTTCTAAAACTGAACAAGAATTAATACAATTACTATACATAATAGCTAATTGGACAGATTTATTAACAAGAAAGGAGAATAAATAA
- a CDS encoding septation protein SpoVG family protein, translating to MKITRMSKLNSEGKTLAFLDIETDDGIIIKGFRLVNGTNGIFLALPDAKGKDGKFYETVILPKEMKKQLEKIAIEEYKK from the coding sequence ATGAAGATTACAAGAATGAGCAAATTAAACAGCGAGGGCAAAACCTTAGCATTTCTGGATATCGAAACAGATGATGGAATAATCATAAAAGGGTTTCGTTTAGTAAATGGCACAAATGGAATCTTTTTAGCCTTACCGGATGCCAAAGGGAAAGATGGGAAATTTTATGAGACAGTAATATTACCCAAAGAAATGAAAAAGCAATTAGAAAAGATTGCAATAGAAGAATACAAGAAGTAA
- the cas6 gene encoding CRISPR system precrRNA processing endoribonuclease RAMP protein Cas6: MDTLNNLLKTELPIHKYLFRFHVEDEMKMLPPFKGSMLRGAFGKSLKGTVCISDDKICEVCLLKKRCYYFTVFETEIEENNLWFLKGVRKQPHPFVIDSTTANKVDYSKGEFFDIGVSLFSLFPEPLPYFILAFEKLGRIGISFKRYRLKLQKVFSVTNDDILIEIYNAKSRKLKELLEPYMIVPSMLNINASKVLLTFLSPLRLQNNSSILKNKEQVTAEIVLRTILRRVYVVLNLFYQVSLKEVITDFSGVKISKNEIYYNEFMRFSNRQKKKMEFGGFLGSIELEGKNLSNFIPYIILATHFNIGKNTVFGYGKYSIKII; the protein is encoded by the coding sequence ATGGATACTTTAAATAATTTATTAAAAACAGAATTGCCAATACATAAATATTTATTTCGTTTTCATGTAGAAGATGAAATGAAAATGCTTCCTCCATTTAAGGGTTCGATGTTAAGAGGTGCATTCGGAAAATCCTTAAAGGGAACTGTCTGTATATCTGACGATAAAATATGCGAAGTGTGTTTACTTAAAAAAAGATGTTATTATTTTACAGTCTTCGAAACTGAAATTGAAGAAAATAATTTATGGTTTTTAAAAGGTGTTAGGAAACAACCACATCCATTTGTTATAGATTCCACAACAGCTAACAAGGTAGATTATTCTAAAGGTGAATTTTTCGACATAGGAGTTTCATTGTTCTCATTATTCCCTGAACCGCTTCCTTATTTCATACTAGCATTCGAAAAATTAGGCCGAATAGGCATTTCTTTTAAAAGGTATAGATTGAAACTTCAAAAAGTTTTTTCAGTTACAAATGATGATATATTAATTGAAATTTACAATGCAAAATCCAGAAAATTAAAAGAACTATTGGAACCTTATATGATTGTACCATCAATGCTTAATATAAATGCAAGTAAAGTTTTACTCACATTTCTTTCACCACTTCGTCTACAAAATAATTCAAGTATTTTGAAAAACAAGGAACAAGTAACTGCCGAAATTGTATTAAGAACAATTTTAAGAAGAGTTTATGTTGTTCTTAATTTATTTTATCAAGTTTCACTCAAAGAAGTAATAACAGATTTTTCGGGGGTAAAAATTTCCAAAAACGAAATTTATTACAATGAATTTATGAGATTTAGCAATCGTCAAAAGAAAAAAATGGAATTCGGTGGTTTTTTAGGTTCTATTGAATTAGAGGGTAAAAACTTGTCTAATTTTATTCCTTATATAATCTTGGCTACACATTTTAATATAGGTAAAAATACAGTTTTTGGATATGGTAAATATTCTATAAAGATTATTTAA
- the cmr5 gene encoding type III-B CRISPR module-associated protein Cmr5 — translation MSSKLDNGRASFAFQCADTTKQLSYAKEYKQYSKKLPMMIKTNGLAATFAFMLSKDQNKNEGKAYHKLGDDILYWLKTCNTTNDIFQNKSTFKDLVQDVINLDSFKYNLITQETINFLLWLRRFTEGLIND, via the coding sequence ATGAGCAGTAAATTAGATAATGGAAGAGCTTCATTTGCTTTCCAATGTGCAGATACTACAAAACAGTTAAGCTATGCAAAAGAATATAAACAGTATTCTAAAAAATTACCGATGATGATTAAAACTAATGGTCTTGCAGCTACATTTGCTTTTATGCTTTCTAAAGATCAAAATAAAAATGAGGGTAAAGCTTATCATAAGTTAGGTGACGATATTTTATATTGGCTTAAAACATGCAATACTACTAATGATATTTTTCAAAATAAGAGTACATTTAAAGACCTTGTTCAAGATGTAATAAATCTGGATTCATTTAAATATAATCTTATAACTCAAGAAACTATAAACTTTTTACTCTGGCTTAGAAGATTTACAGAGGGATTAATCAATGACTAA
- the cas2 gene encoding CRISPR-associated endonuclease Cas2 has product MNKILVTYDIPSDKRRKKICEIMKDYGNHVQYSVFECELTNKYLDIMKKRIKKFLREKEDSFRIYYLSSKEPVVIELGVDRIEKLDGVIII; this is encoded by the coding sequence GTGAATAAAATATTAGTAACTTACGATATACCTTCTGATAAACGCCGTAAAAAAATTTGTGAGATAATGAAAGACTATGGAAATCATGTTCAATATTCAGTTTTTGAATGTGAATTGACAAATAAATATCTAGATATTATGAAAAAAAGAATAAAGAAGTTTTTAAGAGAAAAAGAAGATTCTTTCAGGATTTACTACTTATCATCAAAAGAACCGGTAGTAATAGAATTAGGTGTAGACAGAATAGAAAAGTTAGATGGAGTAATTATAATATAA
- the cmr6 gene encoding type III-B CRISPR module RAMP protein Cmr6, whose translation MTNVKNTSSEINEIILVPEDTRELVKSLLSKVDNFSLKYNKYILTDKEGKINKKSAMSSSFAFPAKLLNNKISELEQAAKSLFGTNKVIFTKSVVDKLIVGLGTESVLETSITLHHIYGFPYIPGQSIKGAVRNYVIKFYFDSDEEKALTQSKTFCLLFGCNKETESKKKSALNEDYEGSVVFFDAFPTFLDNQVISIDIMNPHYGEYYQDLEPPADYLQPTPINFLVVTNTDFKFILGTYKNIEVEWNDNKLSLLELARQFTEETLTKYGIGAKTSVGYGYFK comes from the coding sequence ATGACTAATGTAAAAAATACATCGTCTGAAATAAATGAAATTATCCTTGTACCTGAAGATACAAGAGAATTAGTAAAATCTTTATTATCTAAAGTGGATAATTTTTCCTTAAAGTATAATAAATACATCTTAACAGATAAAGAAGGCAAAATAAATAAAAAATCTGCTATGAGTTCTTCTTTTGCTTTCCCTGCAAAATTATTAAATAATAAAATAAGTGAACTGGAACAGGCAGCTAAAAGTTTATTTGGCACTAACAAAGTTATATTCACAAAATCAGTTGTAGATAAGTTAATTGTTGGACTTGGAACAGAGTCTGTTTTAGAAACTTCGATAACTTTGCATCATATTTATGGGTTCCCTTATATCCCTGGACAAAGTATAAAAGGAGCAGTTAGAAATTATGTAATTAAATTTTATTTTGATTCTGATGAAGAAAAAGCACTTACACAAAGTAAAACATTCTGTTTACTTTTTGGATGTAACAAAGAAACTGAGAGTAAGAAAAAATCTGCATTAAACGAAGATTATGAAGGGAGTGTAGTTTTCTTTGATGCTTTCCCTACTTTTTTAGATAATCAAGTTATTTCTATTGATATTATGAATCCTCATTATGGTGAATATTATCAAGATTTAGAACCTCCTGCAGATTACTTGCAACCTACCCCAATTAATTTTTTAGTAGTTACAAATACAGATTTCAAATTTATACTAGGTACATATAAAAATATAGAAGTAGAATGGAATGATAATAAACTTAGCTTACTAGAATTAGCAAGACAATTTACAGAAGAAACATTAACTAAATATGGCATAGGAGCAAAAACATCTGTTGGATATGGATACTTTAAATAA
- the cas6 gene encoding CRISPR-associated endoribonuclease Cas6, with protein sequence MRLKLKLSSHNSTRVAINYNYSLSSAIYQLLNFGSSSFSKFLHDIGFVTSNKTYKLFSFSLQLEKYLLDEDAFILKSPVAYLYITTPLVDDFIKNFVIGTFENQRIEIMADNIFTYFKITQAEILPSPVYTQEMKFKMITPLVLSTGKLVNGKFNQYYFRYNDSMEEINRVFNQNLINKYKVIHKKDYSGTGVKINWDEGYIEKALKKDKRLSKKVSILKDIKNPVEVIGIFCPFTIRGDIELIKIGYECGFGEKNSMGFGMVDVFN encoded by the coding sequence ATGCGGTTAAAATTAAAACTTAGTTCACATAATTCCACGAGGGTAGCAATTAATTATAATTATAGCTTATCCAGTGCTATTTATCAATTACTTAATTTTGGTTCAAGTTCATTTTCAAAATTTTTACATGACATTGGTTTTGTAACAAGTAATAAAACATACAAGTTATTTTCATTCTCATTGCAATTAGAAAAATATTTACTTGACGAAGATGCGTTTATATTAAAAAGTCCAGTTGCATATTTATATATCACCACACCACTTGTAGATGATTTCATTAAAAATTTTGTAATAGGCACATTTGAGAATCAAAGAATTGAAATAATGGCAGATAATATATTCACATATTTCAAAATCACACAGGCGGAGATACTCCCTTCTCCTGTATATACACAGGAGATGAAATTTAAAATGATCACACCACTTGTACTTTCGACTGGTAAATTAGTAAATGGGAAATTCAATCAATATTATTTTAGATATAATGATAGTATGGAAGAAATCAACAGAGTATTTAATCAAAATCTTATTAATAAATATAAAGTAATTCATAAAAAAGATTATAGTGGAACAGGAGTAAAAATAAACTGGGATGAGGGTTATATAGAAAAAGCCTTGAAGAAAGATAAAAGATTATCAAAGAAAGTGTCGATTCTAAAAGACATAAAAAATCCAGTTGAAGTTATAGGAATATTTTGTCCATTCACAATTAGAGGGGATATTGAACTCATCAAAATTGGTTATGAATGTGGTTTTGGCGAAAAGAATTCAATGGGTTTTGGGATGGTAGATGTTTTTAATTAA